Proteins encoded together in one Nostoc sp. PCC 7524 window:
- a CDS encoding peptidoglycan-binding domain-containing protein, giving the protein MDTISYVHLASVYEASESIEFVPLQINWQFLQWRKLSSVAAMRFLSVALTIGILNIAEEALALQKVGSSGAEVANIQRCLKRLGFFNGPVTGKFATLTQRAVIGFQRANRLTPDGVVGSGTQTAIQRACQVGVGSRNTSVGLQFGSRGAAVSQLQRNLQQLRYFNGPNTGYFGSETQQAVIRFQRASGITADGVVGSRTAQAISNAVNGGNVGGEYPVLSEGSRGQAVTRLQQRLRQLGYFNATPTGNFRGLTRDAVIAFQRRAGLSATGVVNRQTWNALEGISSTPNRNSLSSSQVRELQQRLRDLGYFNTNPTGTVGNITRNAIIQFQRDNRLAADGIADLQILEAVRRVRQTRSPNQLSRDVLFVGDRGENVRAVQQRLTELGYFDGSIDGYFDEYTRASVASFQQAYQINPTGRVDWQTWQALDFNSVNTPIAVNNFNNFSNPIPVDNRSNQFGNNRYVVVVPITNPNTLNQVLRYVPNAFVARSNLGNYVNAGAFSDRSFAEQRSRMLRSNGVDARVQYF; this is encoded by the coding sequence ATGGACACCATTAGTTATGTGCATCTAGCCTCAGTCTACGAAGCGTCTGAAAGCATTGAATTTGTTCCGCTCCAGATTAACTGGCAATTTTTACAATGGCGGAAATTGTCTAGTGTTGCCGCCATGCGTTTTTTATCAGTGGCGCTCACTATAGGGATTTTAAACATTGCTGAAGAAGCATTAGCACTTCAGAAAGTAGGCAGTAGTGGGGCTGAAGTTGCAAATATTCAAAGGTGTTTAAAAAGATTAGGTTTTTTTAACGGCCCAGTCACAGGTAAATTTGCTACTTTGACACAAAGGGCGGTGATTGGTTTCCAGCGAGCCAATAGATTAACGCCTGATGGTGTAGTTGGTAGCGGTACACAAACAGCTATCCAAAGAGCTTGTCAGGTTGGAGTTGGCAGTAGAAACACTAGCGTCGGATTACAGTTTGGTAGTAGAGGCGCGGCTGTTTCCCAACTACAACGGAATTTGCAGCAGTTGCGTTATTTTAATGGCCCTAACACTGGCTATTTTGGCTCAGAGACTCAGCAAGCAGTTATCCGCTTTCAACGAGCTTCGGGAATCACGGCTGATGGTGTTGTTGGTTCTAGAACTGCACAAGCCATCAGTAATGCTGTGAATGGAGGTAATGTTGGTGGTGAATATCCTGTTCTGTCTGAAGGTAGTCGTGGACAAGCTGTCACTAGACTGCAACAGCGTTTACGGCAGTTGGGATATTTTAATGCTACACCTACGGGCAATTTTAGAGGTCTGACTAGAGATGCTGTCATAGCCTTTCAACGCCGAGCCGGACTTTCGGCGACGGGGGTTGTGAATCGTCAAACGTGGAATGCCCTAGAGGGTATTTCTTCAACACCAAATAGAAACAGTCTGTCGTCCTCACAAGTCAGAGAATTGCAGCAACGACTGCGGGATTTAGGATATTTTAATACCAACCCTACTGGTACTGTCGGTAATATCACCCGTAATGCTATCATCCAATTTCAGCGAGATAACAGACTAGCGGCTGATGGCATTGCTGATTTACAAATATTAGAGGCAGTACGTAGAGTCAGGCAAACTAGATCCCCTAATCAGCTCAGTAGAGATGTTCTGTTTGTCGGCGACAGAGGTGAAAATGTCAGAGCAGTGCAACAGCGTTTAACAGAGTTGGGCTATTTTGATGGTAGTATAGACGGCTACTTTGACGAATATACTAGAGCATCTGTAGCTAGTTTCCAGCAAGCCTATCAAATCAACCCAACGGGGAGGGTTGATTGGCAAACATGGCAAGCATTAGACTTTAATAGCGTTAATACTCCCATCGCTGTCAATAATTTCAATAACTTTAGCAATCCTATTCCTGTAGATAATCGTTCTAATCAGTTTGGCAATAATCGCTATGTGGTAGTAGTGCCAATTACCAATCCCAATACTCTCAATCAGGTGCTACGTTATGTACCCAATGCTTTTGTCGCTAGATCCAATTTAGGCAATTATGTCAATGCTGGCGCATTTAGCGATCGCTCCTTTGCCGAGCAAAGATCCAGAATGTTACGCTCCAATGGTGTAGATGCGAGAGTGCAGTATTTCTAG